A stretch of the Thermofilum adornatum genome encodes the following:
- a CDS encoding SPFH domain-containing protein translates to MPQVIEWVNPGPEDIVWRYPDENITWGAQLIVHEYEVAVFFRDGKAYDVLGPGRHTLTTQNLPLITKVLTTLAGYPTTPFKATVIFVSTKTFKGLFGGRTQTTELAPLMFRGGYWFKVGDPRIFVTEVVGGQGKYTSSEVNEFIRGFINEKIIKHLSTYTLADAFANIEQVSFKTKAFLLEELRRIGLELIDLKFEAIDTTPEYRDRLFWIKQTGAAGYVLQMDTTKQVARELGKSPGAAVGAGVAIIPPLMQPPPVQPPPAPQPQQQPQPVQPQTKTCPNCGRQVPIDAMFCPYCGYRFPPPTKKCPNCGRDVPGDALFCPYCGTKLA, encoded by the coding sequence ATGCCCCAAGTAATCGAATGGGTAAACCCAGGGCCAGAGGACATCGTCTGGCGGTATCCAGATGAAAACATTACATGGGGTGCACAGCTGATTGTCCACGAGTACGAGGTCGCGGTCTTCTTCAGGGACGGAAAAGCATACGACGTCCTCGGCCCGGGGAGACACACACTCACCACCCAAAATCTTCCTCTCATTACAAAGGTTTTAACAACACTCGCCGGCTACCCAACAACGCCGTTCAAGGCTACAGTCATATTCGTATCTACAAAGACATTCAAGGGGCTCTTCGGAGGAAGAACCCAGACCACAGAGCTCGCACCATTAATGTTTAGGGGAGGCTACTGGTTCAAGGTCGGCGACCCAAGAATATTTGTAACAGAGGTCGTTGGCGGACAAGGAAAATACACCTCCAGCGAGGTCAACGAGTTCATTAGGGGCTTTATAAACGAGAAAATAATCAAGCACCTTTCAACATACACACTGGCAGACGCATTCGCAAACATCGAACAAGTATCCTTCAAGACAAAGGCTTTCCTACTCGAAGAACTAAGACGCATAGGGCTAGAACTCATAGACCTCAAATTCGAGGCAATAGACACCACACCAGAATACCGTGACAGGCTCTTCTGGATAAAACAAACAGGAGCCGCAGGCTACGTCCTCCAAATGGACACAACAAAACAAGTAGCCCGCGAACTAGGAAAATCGCCCGGCGCAGCCGTAGGCGCAGGAGTAGCAATAATACCCCCACTAATGCAGCCCCCACCCGTACAGCCGCCGCCAGCTCCGCAGCCACAACAGCAGCCGCAACCAGTACAGCCCCAAACAAAAACATGTCCAAACTGCGGCCGCCAGGTACCCATCGATGCCATGTTCTGCCCCTACTGTGGCTACCGTTTCCCGCCCCCAACAAAGAAGTGTCCAAACTGCGGCAGGGACGT